One genomic window of Apus apus isolate bApuApu2 chromosome 9, bApuApu2.pri.cur, whole genome shotgun sequence includes the following:
- the PDZRN3 gene encoding E3 ubiquitin-protein ligase PDZRN3 isoform X2, producing MGCSLCTLQKQEEQYKLLYEVCQVNGKDLSKATHEQAVEAFKTAKEPIVVQVLRRTPRTKVFTPPHESQLVDVGTQTDITFEHIMALSKMGSPTPPVSVLDPYLLPEDHPSVHEYYDPNDYMGGIHQEMDRDELELEEVDLHRVNSQDKLGLTVCYRTDDEDDMGIYVSEIDPNSIAAKDGRLREGDRIIQINGIEVQNREEAVALLTSEESKNISLLVARPEIQLDEGWMDDDRNDFLDDLHMDMLEEQHHQAMQFTASMLQQKKHEEDGGTTDTATILSNQHEKDSGVGRTDDSTRNDESSEQENNADDHTTFSNTLGSQKKLTYSHDTLGSGDMQFSNESFISADCTDVDFLGIPIDECERFRELLELKCQVKSANPYSLYYHSSTLDMSKSDQESVDRELEMLNEELRNIELECLNIVRAHKMQQLKDQYREPWMLHNSGFRNYNTSIDVRRHELSDITELPEKSDKDSSSAYNTGESCRSTPLTLEISPDNSLRRTAEGINCPGNEGAAAYSVSQKNVFASSESHESSTGKCHASAKDPDLGKQLESKERKGSDGSKSPTHGQKSSGSYISPYHHSPYKHAHIPAHAQHYQSYMQLIQQKSAVEYAQSQMSLVSMCKDFNSSQSEPRMEWKVKVRSDGTRYITKRPVRDRLLRERAIKIKEERSGMTTDDDAISEMKMGRYWSKEERKQHLVKAKEQRRRREFMMQSRLDCLKEQQGAEEKKEMNIIELSHKKMMKKRNKKIFDNWMTIQELLTHGTKSPDGTRVYNSFLSVTTV from the exons ATGGGATGCAGCCTGTGCACGCTACAGAAGCAAGAAGAGCAGTACAAGTTACTGTATGAAGTTTGTCAg GTCAATGGGAAGGATTTATCTAAAGCGACACATGAGCAGGCAGTGGAAGCATTCAAAACAGCCAAGGAGCCCATTGTGGTGCAGGTCCTGAGGAGAACTCCACGCACCAAGGTCTTCACCCCTCCTCATGAGTCCCAGCTGGTTGATGTGGGCACACAGACAGATATCACTTTTGAACACATCATGGCTCTGAGCAAGATGGGCTCACCTACTCCACCCGTCTCTGTGCTAGACCCATACCTCCTACCTGAAGA ccatCCATCAGTGCATGAATACTATGACCCAAATGACTACATGGGCGGAATTCATCAAGAAATGGACCGAGATGAGTTGGAATTAGAG GAAGTAGATTTACACCGAGTGAACAGCCAGGACAAGCTTGGCCTTACTGTATGTTACAGAACAGATGATGAAGATGACATGGGTATTTATGTGAGTGAG ATTGATCCCAACAGTATTGCTGCAAAAGACGGTCGACTCCGAGAAGGGGATCGTATTATTCAG atcaATGGCATAGAGGTACAGAACCGAGAAGAAGCTGTGGCACTTCTCACCAGTGAAGAAAGCAAGAATATCTCCTTACTTGTCGCAAGACCAGAAATTCAG TTGGAtgaaggatggatggatgatgACAGAAATGATTTTCTGGATGACTTGCACATGGACATGTTAGAGGAACAGCACCACCAGGCAATGCAGTTCACTGCCAGCATGCTTCAGCAG AAGAAGCATGAGGAGGATGGAGGTACCACAGACACAGCCACTATTCTATCTAACCAGCACGAGAAGGACAGTGGCGTGGGGCGCACAGACGACAGCACTCGCAATGATGAGAGCTCCGAGCAGGAGAACAACGCGGATGATCACACCACCTTCTCCAACACATTAGGAAGCCAGAAGAAGCTGACCTACAGCCACGACACCCTAGGAAGTGGTGATATGCAGTTCAGCAATGAATCGTTTATCTCAGCTGACTGCACAGATGTTGACTTCCTTGGCATCCCCATAGATGAATGCGAGCGATTCCGGGAACTGCTGGAACTGAAGTGCCAGGTGAAGTCTGCCAACCCGTACAGCCTGTATTATCATAGCAGCACGCTGGACATGAGCAAGAGCGACCAAGAAAGTGTTGACAGAGAGCTGGAGATGCTGAACGAGGAGCTGCGTAATATTGAGCTAGAGTGCCTGAATATTGTCAGAGCTCATAAAATGCAGCAGTTGAAAGATCAGTACCGGGAGCCCTGGATGCTCCATAACAGCGGGTTCCGCAACTATAACACGAGCATCGACGTTCGCAGGCACGAGCTCTCTGACATCACGGAGCTCCCAGAGAAGTCAGACAAGGACAGCTCCAGTGCGTACAACACAGGTGAAAGCTGCCGGAGCACACCGCTCACCCTGGAGATCTCCCCCGACAATTCACTGCGCAGAACTGCAGAAGGCATTAACTGTCCAGGCAATGAGGGGGCAGCAGCATATAGTGTCTCCCAAAAGAATGTATTTGCTAGCTCAGAAAGTCATGAATCCAGCACTGGTAAATGCCACGCCTCTGCTAAAGATCCTGACCTTGGcaagcagctggaaagcaaggagagaaaaggcagTGATGGAAGCAAAAGCCCTACTCATGGTCAAAAATCTTCTGGCTCCTACATCTCCCCGTACCATCACTCTCCATATAAGCACGCTCATATTCCTGCCCACGCGCAGCACTATCAGAGCTACATGCAGCTGATCCAACAGAAATCAGCAGTGGAGTATGCACAGAGCCAAATGAGCCTGGTGAGCATGTGCAAAGACTTTAACTCAAGCCAGAGTGAACCGAGGATGGAGTGGAAAGTCAAGGTGAGAAGCGATGGCACCCGCTACATTACCAAGAGGCCAGTGAGGGACAGGCTGCTGAGAGAACGTGCCATAAAGATTAAGGAGGAGCGCAGTGGTATGACTACCGACGACGATGCCATCAGTGAGATGAAGATGGGCCGTTACTGGAGCAAGGAAGAGCGGAAGCAGCATTTGGTGAAAGccaaggagcagaggaggaggcgCGAGTTCATGATGCAGAGCAGGTTAGATTGCTTAAAGGAACAGCAAggtgcagaagaaaagaaagagatgaaTATCATCGAACTGAGCCACAAAAAAATgatgaagaagagaaataaaaaaatatttgacaatTGGATGACAATCCAAGAACTGCTCACCCATGGAACAAAGTCACCGGATGGCACACGGGTGTACAATTCCTTCCTGTCAGTGACTACTGTATAA